The stretch of DNA tGTGCAGCGATCAATCCACtgggggtcgatttagtgggtctagtgaagacccgctaaatcgaccacccaTCGCTCTCCgatcaactccagtactccactggaACAAGAAGCATAAGGTAAATCGATGAGAGAGTTTATCCCGCCAACCCAGTGCCCTAAGTCACTTGTCCAAGGTCAGGAAGTCTGTGTCAGGGCAcgaaattgaacccagatctccagagtTCCAGGCTAGTACCCTCAGCACAGGACCATCCTTACTCACTCCATGTTGAGTTTGATTTCAATAGCTCAGGAACAGGAGAGTGGCCAATGTTTGCAACAGTTCAGTGGCTACTGGTACAAAGGGGTGACTGGTTACCTCGGTGAGAGGGTGAAGTTAATCAGCGTGAGCTTGGTGGAGATCTCTGGCGTATAGTGGGGATTGGGCAGATTGGTAGTGATGTATATCTTGAAGTCCTCGTGGTATGGAATAACCGTATCTCCCAGCTTCAGCACCGTGCTGCCTTGCTGTTTATAAATCTGTAAAGAGAGGGACACGGACAACACAAGTCGGAAcctctacatttaaaaaacatagaTGTGTTGAGAGCCTGCGAAAGAGGGAGTCCCACCATTAATCTGGCTCCATTGCAGGCTGGCTAGATaaagattttcaaagccatttaGGAGATTTAGATGCACAATTTCCATTAATTTGTACTGAGCATCTAAATTCCTTGCCTCCAAAATCTCAACCTTACAAAACACATCTTCACTAAGGAAGGACAAAGCCATTCTCATGCCAGTGCTGGAGAGCCCACTCCACCCCAGCTCCAGGCTGGCCAGGCTTCCTGCTCATCTCGTCAGACAAATAGCAGGGAAGAACCTGTTTCAGCAAGACGGGCTCGAGAGCCGGATCCAGTTCCTCCCCTACATTCTCCAGCAGGAACGGCTTCCCGAAGCGAATGGAGTTCTCTAAGCTGCGCAGAAAGTCCCGGTCGCTCAGCTTAGCCACCTCCAAACCGTTCTCCTTCTCCTGAAGGACAAGATGGTGAGAGAGGAGTCTAGGTGTGGGCAAAGCAGGGAAGCCAAACTGCTTGTGCATTAAACAAATAAGCGCGCTACTGCATTAAGAttgcaaatacaaaaaaaaacaaaaaaacgacGTTCAAAGGCTTCGTCTGTGTTACCTATCAGGGCCTTATATCAGACTTAGCAAATGCCTACTAAGTGCAATGTGGCCAAGGTAACATGGGTAtgttttgcatttcctgacttcctACATTCATAGCTGCAACTTTAGTGGAATCCCGCCCCTTCAGTGCTTCAGGGCTCAAAGATCTGCCTCTGATTAGCctgcaaggcaggagcagcaagGTGGGACTACAGAAGCCTCCAGGGAGTAgaggagtagcagcagcagcaaggaaagtTGCTaaatccccacacacacacactagagagctgctgctgctttaaagCACCAGTGACTCTCTCTGGAAACACTCCACTTGTACAGCAGTCTGGAGGCAGACCATATAGAACAAACTGCCTCCTGGCAGGCGAACACAAGGCATGGTGAGTGCTTTGGttctaataataatacctagctcttatacacatttcatcagtagatattaaagcactttacactagaggcagtatcattatctccactttacagatgggggaaactgaggcacagagtgattaaaGTGAGTTGCCCAAAGACACCCAACAGGCCAGGTCTCCTGCGTCCCAGTCCAGTACATTagtcactaggccacactgcctctcaaagCCTGGAAGGGAgacttcctctctcctccctgagCTATCCTGCTACATTTATGGGTCAGGAAACGGTCTCAGGCTGGACCCCCCTTCGTATAAAACAACAGGAGTGCTCAGTGAGGGCCCTGGACTCTTCTCCCACTTAGTGAAAGTAGCCTGAATCTATGGACCTTTAAGGCAAACTGCAAAGCCCATCTATTCTGCCTGACTCTGGGGtgggttggatttttttccttgtCCTTTTCCTGTAAAAATCCCACCCCCAAGGGATTTAAGGCCTCTCTATACACAGCTCCAAACAGAGTCTGTTgtaaaaggaaggaaggaaaggaagagagagggaggaaacaAAATAGAAAGAACCATTGGGAATCTTCTGACCCTGAGGCTAGAACAATGGAAGGATCCCAGCAAACTTAGCTACCCCTTTGTCAAGAGTGGTAGAAACCCTTACCAAGTTCTTGATCCATTTGTTGGCTTGTCCCTGGGGGTCTATGAAGTGAGTCCAGCGCTGTGAAAACTGTGTTATTACTCCATTCTCCACAGACAGGGTGTCATTAGGCAAGCCGGCAATCTGATCACAGCCGAAAAGGCACATCAGATGTCTAACAACAACTGTGTCTTACAACATGGGCATTCTTTCCTGCCACAGTTCAGTGTTTGATAAACTGCAGAGCTATCCATCTCGCAGCACATTAACATCTGATACACACATCTGGGTAACTCACAAGTGTCCTATACACACTGGACTCAGAACCTGGCCAACTACAACCACACTTAAACATGGTTGCAGCTAGCAAGGTTCTAACAATGCTTCTCTGACCAGGAAGGACAGTGATTCTTTTCTTGAGAAAATGTACTAGCCAAACCATTTTCTAGGCTAGATCCCCAAGCATGGTTCTAACACATCACTCTCACCAGAAAGCCCTCTCCTCACTATCAGGGAAGCTGCGTTAGAGCCTTGCTAGCACCAGCAGTGTTTAAACAGGATCCAGTCTTGCTTTTGTGGAAGGAACCATGCGATGACGCAGAGCTGTGCTACAGAAGTGGAGAGACCGGGGCCAGGTCCTCCACCACATTAAAGTTCCTTTACACTGCTCAAAAGAGCTCTAAAGTCACCATAACCAGCCACTGCAGGATTCCCATTGTGAAGGGGGCTCTTTGGGTGATGTAGAGCATCAGTTTGCTTTAATGCTTTTGTCCACCACATACCTGCCATGATCTGATTTTCACTGGGTCTCCCAGAGTGCTTATCAAGCTTGGCTCACTGGTGTGCGGGACATTGTGTTCCTCCAGTTTCTTTAGCCAGTCCTCACATAGTGCTGTGCGGTACTGGCCCTGCCAAGGGAAGCAAAGCTCCATCAGCTAGACACTAGTGTGAATTATGCATTGGAGTgatttgcttttaaaatcaacaCTCCTACTGCTGTTCATGTTCAAATCCAGCTCCATGGCTCAGCCTAACCTCTTCAACAGACCAAGGGGAAACTTGAGGCCCATTTGCCTGGTTGCTGCATGCATGCTCCATGGCACAGCCTCAACAGGGTTTAGACTTGCTGGTCACATCCTTCAAATTGCATCAGAAATTTCCCTCTTTAAGGGTCAGACATAGAGAATATGCTTTTGGGAACCCCACAGGCAGTCAGATTACTGAACTGGATAACTGTAGTGAGCCTGAGAAGTTCTTGGGCACCTGAGTTCTGTGGTATAACACTAGCACAGTCCCTTCAACTTCAATGCAACTGCCTTGGCATCATTGAGAGCTGAATTTGCCCCAGTGAtctgcttttcccttcagcttttGGAAGCTGATCTACCAACAAAGAAGAGAGGCTGAATTCTAGACCCTGGGTTTAAGAGAGGTGGAAAGCTGTACTCAGATCCTTCAAAGAAAGAGTTCCTGTTATCTGCTTACTGTGAAAGGGCCCAAGTATGCCACGAAGCCAGCTGAAATCAGCACATCTCCTGCGATATTGTTGATCATATAATCCAGGTTCTGGACTGTGTCCTGCCAGCGCACCTTCTCATCTGCCAGTCCATTAATTAACTGTGGAATCACCACACACATCAGATCACCAGCCAGCTTTCTCATAGCACAGCCCCATTCCTATGGCCCACATCCCTACGAGGAGTGCCCTAGCTGTGCCACAGCTCCAACAACTCTTTTAAACTATGATCAGCCACAATGGCCCCCCAGACGCTGCATATCACCAGGGCTTAGTGATGCTTTCATCCTGCCCCTGGCCTATCTCAGGCACACTCTCCACACTGGGGCTGGGACGGAAGGTGGTGGAAGACAGCTTTGTCACCCAGGGATTCTCCCATGCCAGAGCAATCAGCAGCTGGGTGTTTAAACCGGCTTCCTAACCCCTTTGTGTTGTCACAGTTGGGGCCAGGATCTGGCCCGGTGGGTCTATCCTGTTACTGGCATGAGCTGTGTGGCAGAAAATGCCATTAGAAGCAACATGTAGAGATGAGACCTTTATTGTTAGCCCCATGAGCCCCCCGCAAATGTCTCATTACTAGTAAGGAATATGCCAAAAGCATGTTTGCCATGGAATTGGCGTCGGAACTCGGCTCTGTCCCTCACCTTGTCAGCCCGGCCCAGCCTCTGCTCACACAGCTCACACTTCATCTCCAGTTCTTCCTTCTTGGCGATGCAGTTCCTGTACTTGGCCTGCAGCGTGGCAATGCCATCCTCCACTTCTCTCAGGCGGTCCTTGGCTTCATCAAGGATCTTCTGAGTGACCTGCAGGTCCTCTTCTGCCTCCCGCAGGGCTTGCTGTGAAAAGAGAAGATGCACTGGAACTCCAGGTCAGACTTCCATCCACCAAGGGAGAGTGCTTAGAGCTGGACTATATTCATGAGAAACTACCTAGGCTATTTATGCTATGCAGTCAGAATTCAGCAACCCCACCCCAGAATGCTACAGCTTTCCCACTATCCTATCTCTAAGGTACCATGGGCTTTAGCTTATCCAACGCATAGGTTAATTCATCACTGCCTTGGCCAAGCCACTTGGGCTAATAGGGTGTTTAATGTTAAGAACATACTTTAGtgtttaggcacccaaataaacAGCCTGAGgttcaaagatgctgagcattCCCAGGTCCCTCTGAAACCACTGGGGGAAAGAGCTGGGGGCCCAATATCTTTCAGGGGCAGGTCTACCAATATTAACCCCTGGCTGGTAGAGCCTGATTTGCTGTTAGTAGTAGCAGCCACAGACATGAGTTAAGCACTGTTACTTATgttactcctcccctcccccgaaaTCCTGACTCTACAGAGAAAACAGACTGTACATAATGGTGACAAATGAATGTTTGGGGAGCTCTAACCAGGAAATGCAGCACCAAGACCTCTCCAATAAGGTGCTTGAAAAGATAATATTCCATAggaactaaaataataataatacaatggTAGCACTTTCCATGTTCAAAACACTACACAAATATCAACTAATTACTCCTCAAACTCCCCTAAAGACAGGTGAGTATTATCATCCATTGATATATAGGGAAACGGAAGCAGATACATGGTGATTTACCCAAGCTCACGAAAGAGCTGCTGTctgagccaggattagaatgAAAGAATAATCCCCAATCCCAGTGTAGCCCCCTAGACCACAATTGTCTCTAAACCACAAACTACATTTTACCTTCTGAACCAAAAATCCAATGACAAATATGGCATCTAAACTTTCCCCCGGATCACACCAGGGCCCTGTGACCTTACCCCTTCCAGAGTGCATGTGCTGAGGAGGGGAAGGTAAGCCCTCTGTGGGCACAGAGCGGTGTCTGCCTCGCCACCAAACGCAATAGTCTAAACCCACATCAACTCTTTACCCCTGAAAAAAGCCACCAGCTGGTTCTTACAGCTAGAGGGAGAcgtgggccagctcctcagctgctgtaaatcagagttacaccagctgaggatccagctcaGATGCTCTTGGATCACTGCTTGACAACCTCCAAAGGGGTGGAACTTGTTGTaatgggatggggggtggggggaatttctGGAGTAACTTCTCAAACTCTCCAGTTGGCCTGGGCATGTAATGATTTTGACAAGCAAATGAAAGATCGCTGGTGTTCTTCGCTTCCATCACTGTAAAGGATGGAGGAATAGATTTTATGCTGGGATGTGAtgattttataactttttttcaaTTCCCATCCAACTGCCTGCTCAGTCTCCAGATGGCTACTGCAGTCCACAAGCCAAGTAGTAAAGCAGGATTCAGGGACTAGCTCCTCcatgggtgtaaatcagcattgctctgatttcagtggagctatgttgattgATACCCCTGTCCCTGGGTTGcattccccttcctccctgcccccccccagtaCAGAGCATTAAGttaaaattcatagattcatagatattaaggtcagaagggaccattatgatcatctagtccgacctcctgtacaacgcaggccacagaatctcacccacccacttctgcgaaaaacctctcaccaatgtctgagctattgaagtcctcaaatcgtggtttaaagacttcaaggagcagagactcctccagcaagtgacccgtgccccatgctatagaggaagacgaaaaacctccagggcctcttccaatctgccctggaagaaaattccttcccgaccccaaatatggcaatcagctaaaccctgagcatatgggcaagattcaccagccagatacccaggaaagaattttctatagtaactcagaacccaccccatctaacatcccatcacaggccattgggcctatttaccatgaatatttaaagatcaattaattgccaaaatcatgttatcccatcgccccatctcctccataaacttatcgagtctaatcttaaagccagatcaGTCTTTTGGccgcactgcttcccttggaaggctattccaaaacttcactcctctgatggttagaaacctttgtctaatttcaagtctaaacttcccgatgaccagtttatatccatttgttcttgtgtccacattggtactgagctcaaataatccctctgatatatttagagagagcaatcatatctcccctcaaccctcttttggttaagctaaacaagccaagttccttgagtctcctttcataagacaggttttccattcctcggatcatcctagtagccgttctctgtacctgttccagtttgaatttatccttcttaaacatgggagaccatgcacatagtattccaggtgaggtctcaccagggccttgtataacggtactaacacctccttatctctactggaaatacctcgcctgatgcatcccaagaccatattagcttttttcacggccatatcacattgccggctcatagtcatcctatacAAGTGGGACGTGGGGGAGCTCCTTTACATACGGTTTATACTGGTCAAAGTATTAGTTTTGGGAATGTTTGGGATAAAGGATTTTGCTGGGATTGCTGTATTCCTCCAGAGGGACTGTTCTGGGCTGACATTTCATACCTGGTTCCCCGCGCTTGGGCTCAGACTCTTTGGTAAAGCCATGCTGTGCCAGGAagtttgttctgttcatttttaaatactcTTTGGTCTCTCCCATGTGGCTGGCAGTTTTCACTACCTCCCACTAGAAAGGGCTGTAAGTCTCATTCACTTTAATGGAAAAGCTACACCCCTGAACAATGCAGACTTACTGACCTAAACGctgatgtagacagtgctatgttgatgagagggcttctcccgtcaacacagctaccacctcttagggaggtggagtaccttcCCACATCAGCataagtagcatcttcactacactctacagcagcacagctgcatagGTGCAGCACTGTAAATGTAGGCAAGCCCTTGTTCCAGGCTCACCAGGTGCCATGTACCCTGTATGTCACACACAAGCAATGCTCTTACCCGCTTTGGTTCCACTCCTTTGGCCACAAAGTGGTATTTGTGCATGGCCCGCACCCACTGGCAGATGGAGGTGCAGGCTTTGGACACTTTGGCTATAGCTGCTGGTTGAAACTCCTCATTGTCAATATACGGCTGGATGTTTTTAATCACTGTATCTGCAATGTTGTCCTGGAAGGAATGATGGGGAGAGGGGTGAAAGATGGTGAGCAAAGGGCTGAGAGTAGTAGGGGTCAAGTGGGAGATCCCGCAGTGATACAGTGAAGGGCTTAGAGTGCTATGGGAATGACAGTGTGAAATCCCATGCTGCTGTTGTGTGGAACAGTGTGTGTGCTGCCCCTCTTTCCATGCTGGTGCCCTTCCCTCGCTGGTTTTTGGGACAAAGGTGAATCAGTCTCTGTTTATTTATTCCCTCTGATTGTCTTTGTGGCTGTAGAAAAACACTCTTGTGGTTAAGCAGGTTTTTGTAGAACAGGAAAATCTGGCTAAAATAACTGtgtttctctttatttttgtgtTATCCTAGTCCCCGTCACAAGCCCTGTAAGTGAACGTCTTTCCTTGCTATGTCGGGTACTAAATGCAGGCCAGTTCAAACAGGGCTGCAAGCATCTCCCATATCCTCAGACACAGTCCTCACTGACCTTTTTTCAGCCTCTAACTCCCCCATTCCTGCCAGACCACAGTGAGGGCTACAGTTATCCTCCCACCAGGAGGGGGAACACTTGGACTCCTATTTTGTCACTGCTGCTGACTGAACCAGCTAACCAGAGACCTGGGGGTAGTGAGCAGATAATCATCCTCCTGCTAGATCCCAAGAAAGCTATGGAATCTCAGTTCCACTTGCAATGTAGTGAGAGATCCAAGACTGCTTGTGAGCCTGGATTTCCCAAGCACTGCACccactgggctctgggctggacaGTTATGTTTCTGTGTTGCTGACACTTAAGAGCTTTACAAAATAAATTGTTGCAGCACAGAGGCATGATGGCTCCTTGTTCATCTCCTGGTGCAAGACTAGGAAACCACCTTTCTAGAACTGCAGTTCTGTGTGCTCCAACGCTGCTCCTGAGCAAGGCAAGGAGAGAATCAGAAGGGGAAATTTATTATGTATTTAATAATTTCTTGTTGCTCAAGGTGGTCAGACAACAAAACCACGCAAGAACCACTGACGATCTAGCAAAAGTGAATCCCCACCCTAGGCCATGTACCCTAGCATTCCCTTCACACTCCTTAAAATTTACTTCCCTTAGTGGCTTCTGAGTTGAAAGTTGGCTCCAATGATCTGTTTCTGACATAATACCATCACCCATAACATCAGCTCATTACCTGTAGGCCTAACACATCACCTCTCACTTTTGGGGCACTCAAGGGTGGTCAGATCCCTGACTTCCAATAGCACGACTATCCCCCCTTCTTCTGCCATTACTTACCTTATCATATTTAAACAGGCTTTCCAGGAACTTCCCTGGGTCCTGAAGAAGACCCTTGCCCGGCTCCCAGTAGTCATCCACCTTAGAGCCTGGCTTGTCTCCAGCCACTTTCTTGGGCTTGATTCCTTTCATAATACAGACAGCTTCAATCACCATCTTCACCCCAACGGGAGGCCTCTGCATAGCTCGCACCTAGAAAAAATAAGTGTCCCTGTAAGATGGGGAGTGGGTCAGCACAGCCCTTAACCTGATTTTCGGCACTGCATATTGGCAACTATTGCATGCCAAAAATAGATTGTGCTGACACCACACAAGGGCTGAGCAATTGAGCACTAGGAGCTTTAACTCTGTCTCCTTGTTTGTAGGCCTCAAAAGGTGGTCTCTGTTTATATGGTCCCTGTGTTTGCAGAAGGGTCTTCTTCGCAGGggtggtgatgggcagcaggggctgtctcttcaTGGCACCAATGTGGAGATGTAACTCCTTCCCTTAGCACTAGGAACAGCAGTTTGCCCAGTCCAGCTATTGACGCAGGGAGGGGACTGAATCCTGTATTATTATCAAATACTATCCAAAGTGGAATTTCTTACCACGACCTTCCATACAGTGCACGTAGAGGGgtggagcaacttgcccaaggccacagagtcagtcagtggcacagccaggaaccaTATCCAGGGAAACACCAAGTCCTCTGTTCAGATTGCCAGACACCACTTCCCCCATGATGGTGAACTCTACAATGTCCCTTTTAATCTGCGTTTGCTGAGCCCAACAGTGTAAGAGCTGATTGTCTCTATTTGGCAGGATTCTCTGTTTCATTGCTATAGCCATTCCCCCAGCTTAAGATCTCTCACTCACATGCTAACTTGTGTTTAACATACAAGCAGATTTTATGCATACTGCTTATTCATTCACTCTGTAAAATAGCAATGTGAGGCACATTATATCACTAGCTAGTGATCTCAGTGGTGTGTGATATAACCTAACTACTGCCTATACCTAATCAGAACCTTAGCATGCATGTTATGATTTCCTACCCCTATGTAATTATCcctcctttttgttaaggctacACAGTCTGTCTTACAGGGTTTGGGGTTTCTGCTTTGTCATTCTTTCAGTGCTAAGGCCACGGGCAAAATTATTACTGAATACAGTGATTGGTGAAGCATCTCACCTGAGCCAGCAGGCGTGGCTTCTGATCCaggagggggtgggagtggggtccTCATGGCTACAGGTGAAATCAGCATGATTGATGAGGAAAAACTCATTTAAGTGAGGCCCTCAAGTGCTGTGCTGATTTTAGGGGGCTGGTAGATTTGAGTGGGAAGGATAGTGCTGGTGAGTACCAGGAGCCTGCCCTTGATCCTTTGGGATGGATGTCTCTCCAGTTTCCTTAGGGCTGTAAATGCTACTGCATGGTAGCTATATGATCTGCCTTCATTAGAAACCACGCAGACCTAGTGTGTTCAGATAGGTTCAGCCAATAGGCCTGAGACAATGGGCAGTGAGGGTGGCTTCACTGCTTGACTCCCTGAGAGATGTGGGTTTTCCTATTGATCTCTTGCTGCCCTGGGGGTTGGGTTTGCTGGAAGGTGTGTCCTGAACTCAGTGCTTTGTCTTCCAAACTGAAGAAGAGACTGATTGGAGTCCTTcctggagctggagccagagagTTTAGCACAGATGATGGCTGCTGAACAGAGCTGTGGGAGTGTTGTGCCTTTGTTGGGGGGGAAATAACAGAAATATGCCATGTCTTTTGTTTTCTTCAGCATTAACCACTCTTGCCATGTTTACCCGGAGACGCTCCAGAGGCTTCTTACTGGACACGGTCAATAGAGGGGCAGAGTTTGTGGAGACCCTGAAGACTGTCTACCCCAAGGCTGATGCCCTTCATGAGAAGGACTTTGACTGGCTCTTTGACTGTCCCAAGACGGAGCAGTTCCTCGAGTGGTTCTGTAACACAGTGGGGGAGGAGAATGTACtgagtcctggggaagtggaagCCTATCAGGCCCTGCTCAGTTCAGGGAAGCCTATTCTGGAAGGTGAAGCCCTAGAGCAGGTGCTGCAAACCTGCTGCCAATGCCCGCAGTTGAAGGGTGCCATGTCAGAGGATGAGGCTCTGCCCCTGGAGGCACTggagcgagaggcacaggcaTTGCATAGCCATAGTGCCTGCCAGCTGCGACGGCGCAACAAGCTCCAGATCCACGTGGCTAGCCTGAAGCAGCAGCTGTGCCACTTGGCAGACAAGGAAAGGAAGGTGGGCAGGGTGCTGAGAAAGGCCCAGCTGGACTTGGAGATGGAGAACTCTCAAACCAACAGTGTTCTGAGCCAGGTCTGCAAGGCAGCAAATCAGCTTGCAGAGTGGTAcagggaagctgggaatgggaggcTTCTGGTGCTGATGTCTGAGGCAGATCTGGGCCACTACatggagctggaggagctggctACAAGGGCTTTAGTGGCGTTCATCCAGAAGGCACTGCCAGGCACCACCCAGGCTCCAGATGCTGAGGGGGCAGGCTTACAGGGAGTGAAGAGACAGAGCAGCCCCCAAGCAAAGCTGGACACTCAGGCCCCGGCAGGTTTAGCTCAGACTGTGCTGCCAGGGAACACTGGGAGTCTCAATGAGTGTGTGGCAGATCCCAAAGTGGGTGTAGAGACCCAGGAGGAGCTGGTCAGGGAGACAGTGGCAGGGCTCCCCCAGAAATCCTTGCCAGAAGAGGACAATGGCCCCAAAGCAGAGGCTGTGGTTGTGGAAGCCCTATATGGTCAGGACAGCTGCCAGGAAATGGTGAAGGGACTAGCAGAAGCTGCCCACGTAATGTTATCGGCGAGCATGGAGGGTCCTAAAGCCAAGCTCCTAGAGAGCCTAGGCAGCTACCAGGAGGAGCTGGAGCGCATGGCACTGGCTTACATCTGCAGCCAGAAAGAGCTAATCATCACCTCAGCAGAAGTTGACGGTATCTGGGCTggactgcagtggggagagagggcccTGAAGAGCAGCAAAGAGAACAAGGTAGGGGTCtgctcccctctctctgctcccgtCCTCTACCCTTCCAGTAGCACTGGCACATGGGCCATGGGAAAGCTTCTGATTTAGGTGTGGGTAGGAGCCAGTATATATTACAAGGGAAGATAAAACTCTGTC from Eretmochelys imbricata isolate rEreImb1 chromosome 7, rEreImb1.hap1, whole genome shotgun sequence encodes:
- the LOC144267408 gene encoding HAUS augmin-like complex subunit 3, with the translated sequence MPCLLFSSALTTLAMFTRRRSRGFLLDTVNRGAEFVETLKTVYPKADALHEKDFDWLFDCPKTEQFLEWFCNTVGEENVLSPGEVEAYQALLSSGKPILEGEALEQVLQTCCQCPQLKGAMSEDEALPLEALEREAQALHSHSACQLRRRNKLQIHVASLKQQLCHLADKERKVGRVLRKAQLDLEMENSQTNSVLSQVCKAANQLAEWYREAGNGRLLVLMSEADLGHYMELEELATRALVAFIQKALPGTTQAPDAEGAGLQGVKRQSSPQAKLDTQAPAGLAQTVLPGNTGSLNECVADPKVGVETQEELVRETVAGLPQKSLPEEDNGPKAEAVVVEALYGQDSCQEMVKGLAEAAHVMLSASMEGPKAKLLESLGSYQEELERMALAYICSQKELIITSAEVDGIWAGLQWGERALKSSKENKVVEDELSLRIATFQEQLCALQSDIDQTQTQHLMPLLQATARLLHLPVLQAELDGEAVHLGYTTLKQEEIAGQLMAQHSRLELLGLQLKLEKQQQQQVGTCLEEMVAVLQEASANLQRRLACFEDSSLYIKICPRILIDPSDVTTIRLWEMLEKQGQEKELFRTYETLASRGSRLRQEQKMLEVQLAVSPAQLPMLESDNEMLYKIMYSDSNQLLLNAQELAEPIEQLYATQAKLYQMLMDLLSDLKAKRKSLQTHFQQMERNLYVHFFHDANRLREVVQQLEKQALAFS